Proteins from a single region of Polyangia bacterium:
- the rpmG gene encoding 50S ribosomal protein L33: MAATRVIITLECPVCRERNYSTTKNKRANAEKLELSKFCPRCRKHTNHKETK, encoded by the coding sequence ATGGCCGCCACCCGCGTCATCATCACCCTCGAATGCCCGGTCTGCCGAGAACGCAACTACTCGACGACCAAGAACAAACGCGCCAACGCCGAGAAATTGGAACTCTCCAAGTTCTGCCCCCGTTGCCGCAAACACACCAATCACAAAGAAACCAAATAG
- the secE gene encoding preprotein translocase subunit SecE — MGPNKFVHLAFALGGLLAAFVLSRAGDWVWSYFAKPNDLVVNLFAILVAGTAALVAYRNERVFASIVDITRELEKVSWPTRKETSAATIVVLVTVLISALILSGFDAIWAFFTNWFLR, encoded by the coding sequence ATGGGACCGAACAAGTTCGTACATTTGGCTTTTGCGCTGGGCGGCCTGCTGGCGGCGTTCGTGCTGTCGCGCGCGGGCGATTGGGTCTGGAGTTACTTCGCCAAGCCGAACGACCTGGTCGTCAACCTTTTCGCCATCCTGGTGGCGGGGACGGCGGCGCTGGTCGCCTATCGCAACGAGCGTGTGTTCGCGTCGATCGTCGACATCACGCGGGAACTGGAAAAGGTCAGCTGGCCGACGCGCAAAGAGACGTCGGCGGCGACCATCGTCGTGCTGGTCACGGTGCTCATTTCCGCGCTGATTCTCAGCGGGTTTGATGCCATCTGGGCGTTCTTCACAAACTGGTTTTTACGCTGA
- the nusG gene encoding transcription termination/antitermination protein NusG produces the protein MAMKWYVVHTYSGHENKAKLSLQDRVRQASLQGKFGDVLIPTDTVVELVKGQKRSTTRKFFPGYIFVQMDLDQETFHLVKNTPKITGFLGGTNPQPVKETEIQNINVAMTEGASRPKPRISFDEGETVRVIDGPFANFTGVVVEVKGEKQKIRVNVSIFGRATPVELDFAQVEKS, from the coding sequence ATGGCGATGAAGTGGTACGTGGTCCACACCTACTCGGGTCACGAGAACAAGGCGAAGCTGTCGCTTCAGGATCGCGTGCGCCAAGCGAGCCTGCAGGGCAAGTTCGGCGACGTCTTGATCCCGACCGACACCGTGGTGGAACTGGTCAAGGGACAGAAGCGCTCGACGACGCGCAAGTTCTTCCCGGGGTACATCTTCGTGCAGATGGACCTGGACCAAGAGACGTTCCACCTGGTGAAGAACACCCCGAAGATCACCGGCTTTTTGGGCGGCACCAACCCGCAGCCGGTGAAAGAGACCGAGATTCAGAACATCAACGTGGCCATGACCGAGGGCGCCTCGCGCCCCAAGCCGCGCATCTCGTTCGACGAGGGCGAGACGGTGCGGGTCATCGACGGACCGTTCGCCAACTTCACCGGCGTGGTGGTCGAGGTCAAAGGCGAAAAGCAAAAGATTCGCGTGAACGTCTCGATCTTCGGCCGGGCCACCCCGGTCGAGCTGGACTTCGCGCAGGTCGAGAAGTCGTAA